In Humulus lupulus chromosome 6, drHumLupu1.1, whole genome shotgun sequence, a single genomic region encodes these proteins:
- the LOC133783058 gene encoding RING-H2 finger protein ATL56: protein MPPDLHHHHNNHAVQSPSPKPNQKVLSLILKALIMIFITSLFFLFVGVAAILFLCLAGGALHRRRLRGGEPRLPNSSRGFSPRDLRWLPQFRCHKGIEGECVVCLDGFREGQWCRRLVACDHVFHRRCLDTWLVKVPACPICRARVRLDLGDTASSSSLDLAEEAKQWWGFNG, encoded by the coding sequence ATGCCTCCAGATCTTCACCACCACCACAACAACCATGCCGTACAATCGCCATCGCCGAAACCGAACCAGAAGGTTCTCTCCCTCATCCTCAAAGCCCTCATTATGATCTTTATAACCTCTCTTTTCTTCCTCTTCGTCGGAGTCGCCGCCATTCTCTTCCTCTGTCTCGCCGGAGGGGCCTTACATCGTCGCCGTCTCCGAGGCGGTGAGCCCCGGCTTCCGAATTCCTCGCGTGGATTCTCGCCTCGGGACCTAAGGTGGCTTCCCCAATTTCGGTGCCATAAGGGAATCGAGGGCGAGTGTGTGGTCTGCTTGGATGGGTTTAGGGAAGGTCAATGGTGCAGAAGACTCGTCGCTTGTGATCACGTCTTTCACCGGAGGTGTCTTGATACGTGGTTGGTTAAGGTCCCGGCTTGTCCGATTTGCCGGGCACGCGTACGGTTGGATTTGGGTGATACGGCGTCGTCTTCGTCGCTCGATTTGGCTGAAGAGGCTAAGCAGTGGTGGGGATTTAATGGGTGA